From the genome of Ignavibacteriota bacterium:
GAAAGTGGTGCATCAGGAGCACGTGCGAGCGTGCTGTGGGTTACTGCCAGACACCCGGTATCTGCTGGTGGCAATCGGGACAGGTGCCGTTCTGCATGCGGTTTGCCCGTATCCGGTAGCCGGTGCGCTCGATGATGGTGGCGTTGCAGCCCGGACAGCAGGTGTCCTCCAAACGTGCGGTGCGCCCCGGAAGGTTCCCGGCATAGACGAAATGCAGCCCCGCATGCCGGCCGATCTCCGCGGCGCGAACGAGGGACGCTGCAGCCGTGGAGGGCCGGTCCGTCATTTTGTAGTCCTCATGGAACGCGGTCACATGCCAGGGGATGTCCTTCGAAACTGAGGCCAGAAATCCTGCGATTTCACCCAATTCTTCGTCGGTATCATTGAATCCGGGGACGACGAGCGTGACCACCTCCACCCAGATCTTCATCTGTACGAGACGCCGGATGGTGTCCAATACGGCTTCCAGCTTGCCGCCCAACTGCTGGTAGTTCTTCTGCCGGAAGCTCTTGAGGTCGACCTTGTAGCAACTCACATACGGCGCGAGGTACTCCAGCACCTCCGGTGTCGCGTTGCCATTGGAAACATAGGAGCACCGGATGCCATGCCGCTTCGCGAGTCGGAAGACCTCAACGGCCCATTCGGAGGTGATGAGCGGTTCGTTGTAGGTGCTGGTGATGACCGGGATCCGGTTCTCGAGGGCGATCCCGACGATCTCATCGGCGGTGATGTCGCGGCGCGGGGCGCCGGCCTCCGGATCGCGAAGGGTCTGCGAGGTGAACCAGTTCTGGCAGTACGCGCAATGATAGTCGCAACCGAGCATGCCGAAACTCAGCGCACCTGCCCCGGGGAGGACATGGAAGAATGGTTTCTTTTCGATCGGGTCGATCTGGAGTCCGGCAACGTACCCATGCGGGACCATGAGAACGCCATCGGCGTTGAAGCGGACCTTGCAGATGCCATCATGATCGGGTGCGATGCGGCACCGGTGGCCGCAGGCGGTGCAGGTGACCCAGCCGTTGTCGCCGCGTTGGTACAGTTCACCCGGGCGGGTGAGGTGGGCGAGGGAGGCCCGGAGGGGTATGTCAGAGGCTGCATGTTCCATGGTGGACCATACCGTCGATCATCGATCGCAGGGGCGGTGCATGCACCGCCCCTACATGGGTACACATCGTCCCCCATGGATATACGATATCAATCCGTGGTGGTATACCGTCGCATGGGATACGATATCAATCCGTGGTGGTACCGTCCCCGGCACGGGGCGGTATACCGCCCCCACATAAACGGCCCGTGGGACCGGCCGGCGTTACGTCCGCAGATACGACGCGCAATTGGCGTCGATGATGCACCCCGTCAACGCATCCGTGCCATCGGATGCCAGGAACATGATCGTCCGCCCGATCTCTTCGGGCGTTGCCACGCGGTGCATCGGGCTCTGTCCGAAGATCTCCTCTCGGCCCGGGCCTTCAAGCATCGGTCGCGCCATATCCGTATCCACCCACCCCGGTGCGATCGCGAACACATAGATCTTGTGCGGCGCGAGTGCCTTCGCCAGCGACTGGCTCATGGCGTTCATCCCGGCCTTGCTTGCGCCGTACGCCGGCCCATCCGGTTCACCGCGGAATGCGCCGCGCGAGGTGATGTTGATGATGCGTCCGCCCCCCTGGCGGATCATTGCCTGTGCCGCGCCGTGCGCCACGTTCGCCGCGCCCAGCAGGTTCGTACCGATGGTCGTCTGCCACGCCGCTGCCCATTCGTCGAACGCGGTCTTTGCGGGATGATGATCCACCCAGAGCCCTGCATTGTTCACCAGGACATCGATGCGCTGCATCTTTGCCACGACCTCATCCGTGAGGCGCTTCGCCTCGGCCGGCACGCCGAGGTCGGCCTGGAAGATCGCGTGCCCCTTCCCGGGGAGTGATGCCAGTGTCTCTTCTGCGCTTTTCTTGTTGGCGTTGTAATGGACCGCGACCCTGGCCCCGTCAGCAGCGAACATCTGTGCCGCGCACCGGCCGATACCACGTGATGCACCTGTGACGAGTACGACTCTGTCCTTCATGATGCCTTCCCTCAGTGTGTGGTGTCCGTGTTCTTCATGTCTGCATCGATATTGTCATTCCAGAGGTACGTGCGGGTCTCGGCGATGATCACGCCGGTGAGTACGAGCAGCGTGATGAGGTTCGGGATCGCCATGAGTCCATTCGCGATGTCCGCGAAGGTCCACACGATCGGCAGAGAGAGGACCGAGCCCAGCATCACCGCCACGACCCAGAGCCAGCGGTATGGCGCGACGACGCGCGGGCCCCAGAGATACTCCGCGGCCTTCTCGCCGTAATACGACCAGCCGAGGATGGTCGAGAAGACGAATGTCAGGAGTCCGATGGTGAGCACGATCGAACCGATGATCGGGATATCGGTGAATGCCGCATTGGTGAGTTCCGCGCCGCGCAGACCGTTCAACCACTCACCGGAATTCACGACCACCAGTCCGGTCATGGCGCACACCACGACGGTATCCCAGAATGTACCGGTGGAGGAAACGAGCGCCTGCCGAACCGGGTTCTTCGTCTGTGCCGCGGCGGCCACGATCGGGGCGCTGCCGAGTCCGGATTCATTGGAGAAGAGTCCGCGTGCGATACCGTAGCGGATGGCTTCCTTCATGCCGGCTCCCATGAACCCGCCGATCGCCGCCTGTCCGCTGAACGCGGAATTGAAGATCAGGCTCACCGTGGCGGGGATCGTTTCGTAGTGCATGCCCAGGAGGATGAGGCATCCCAGCACATAGAAGATCGCCATGAAGGGGACAAGCGCTTCGCATACTGTGGCGATGGACTTAATGCCGCCAATGATCACCACGGCCGTCAGGGCGGTCATGGCCATGCCGGTGATCCATGGGGAGACGCCGAACGTATGATCCACCATGGTGGAGATCGAGTTGGCCTGCACCATGTTGCCGATGCCGAATGCTGCCACGGCGGTGAGTGCGGCGAAGACCACGCCCAGCCACTTCATCTTCATGCCGCGCTCGAGCACGTACATCGGTCCGCCGGCCATGGTCCCGTTGGCCGTGGTGATACGGTACTTCACGGCCAGGAGCGCCTCGCTGTACTTTGTCGCGATCCCGAACACGCCGGTCAGCCACATCCACAGCACCGCACCCGGTCCGCCGGCCGCGACGGCCGTTGCAACACCGACGATGTTCCCCGTGCCGATCGTCGCCGCCAGCGCCGTGGTGAGCGCGCCGAACTGGCTGACGTCCCCTTCGCCCTCGGAGGAGCGTTGGAGGGAGATCCGGATCGCCTTGCCGATGAAGCGCTGGATGAACCGGAGCCGGAATGTGAGATACACATGGGTGCCAAAGAGCAGGATGAGCAGGGGATAGCCCCAGATGATATCGCTGACCGATTGCAGGAACTGTTCGAATGCCGCCATGCAGGATCCAGGGTGTCTGTGGGGGACGGAAGAGTATCGGTAGAATGTAGAGAGATTCGGACCCATGTGCAACGGAGGAACGGCGCAGCCCGCCCGGTCCACGGCATCGCAACCTTTCGGCGCTCATCGTCGTCTAACGAGTACTGGGGATGTTCTACGCACAGGTCGCTCATGCCTTTCCGCTCCACGCAGTACCTCCTTGTTGCAGCCATCGCTGGTGTTGTGCTGGCCGCATGTTCATCGGGTCTGGCCCAGCAGCCGAAGACCCTGATCCTCCATGCCGCCCTCGTTGCGCCACGCATCGACGGTGAGATCGATCCGGTGTGGGCAGAGGCGGATTCCGTCGCCGACTTCGAGCAGATGGGGCCATTCTACGGCAAGCCACCCACGGAGCGCACCGTGGCAAAGGTGCTCGCCACCGATGAGGCGCTCTATGCCCTGATCATCTGCTACAGCACGCATGCTGCGATCCAGGACCATGCCGGCATCCACGACCAGTGGACCGGTGATGGCGTGTCGGTGATGCTGGATACGTTCAATGACCGCACGTCGGCCTACAAATTCGGTGTGAGTGCTTCGGGTACCCAGGCCGATTCACGCCTGATCGATGACGGCCGCAACCGCGACGGCAGTTGGGATGGCGTGTGGTTCGCCCGCACTGTTATCCACCCGTGGGGATATGTTGTGGAGATGGAGATCCCGTTCAAGTCGATCCGGTACGACGGTGAACTCAAAGAGTGGGGATTGGATTTCGACCGATGGATCCCGGAGACAAAAGAGGACATCTCCTGGATCCAGTACGAACAGGCTGAAGGCCAGCGTATATCGAAATTCGGTCATCTGGTGTTGAACGGAGCCAAGCCGACGGCGAGCGGACTGAACCTGGAGATCTATCCGGTCGCCGTTGCCCGTTCGGAGTACGATCCATCAACGAAGAAGTACAAGGTGGAACCGGATGCGGGCATCGATATCTTTTATAACCCTTCCGAGAAGCTCACCTTCCAGCTCACGGGCAATCCCGACTTCGCACAGATCGAGGCCGACCCGTTCGAGTTCAATATCTCCCGGTACGAGACCTACTATTCGGAACGCCGTCCGTTCTTTACCGCAGGGAACGAAGTGTTCATGGCCGCAGGCCGCGAGCAGAACTCCGGCTTCTACCGCCCGCTGGAATTGTTCTATTCCCGCCGCATCGGACAGTCGCTGAGCGATGGTTCGCTCGTGCCCCTGAATGTGGGAGCAAAGACCTTCGGGCGCCTGGGTGCCTGGGAGTACGGTGCGTTTCTGGCGCGTACCGGTAGCGTGGACTATGATGACGACGGGACCCTTACCAACGAACCCACGGCCACCTTCGCTTCAGCACGGGTGAAGAAACAGATCTTCGACAACTCCAGCATCGGGGTGCTCTTCGTGGGCAAACAGACACCGGGCAGGCTGGAAGGCGTGGTCGATGTGGATGGGGCCTTTCGTTCACCGACGTATCAGCTTGCCTACCAGTTCGCACGATCGCTCAACAACGGCAAGGGCGACTTCGCCGGCTCGGCCGGATTCCGATCGTTCACCAAGGATTGGGGACTCCTGATCCGTACGCGTGCGATCGGGAATGCATTCGACGTCGACGCCGTCGGGTATGTTCCCTGGAAAGGGACCGCCAATTTCACGATGATCACCGGACCGATGTACTACTTCGATGAGGGGCCGGTCGTATCCATGTTCCAGTATGGCGGCTTCTCGGCGACCTATGAGGACGCCGACCTCGCGACGGACTGGGTGGGGGCGCTTGGACTCAACATGCAGTTCCGGAGCAATTGGGGATTCGAGACGACGGTCATCGGCGGGCGCAGCAAGGATGAAGGGATCCGGTATGCGTACTTCGAGTTCGACCACAGCATGTGGTTCAACATCTCTCCCCGCTGGAGCGGGAATGTATGGGGTGGCTACTCCCACGGGTACAACTTCTCGCGTGAATACGTGGGGTCCTACATCTGGCTCGGCAGCTATGTTGAATGGAAACTCTTCTCCACGCTGGAACTCGGCACCTCATACAACATGTACATCGAGAAGATGCCCGGCGGCGGCATCGAGGATATCACGTACAATGCCCGGCCCTACATCTCCCTGACGCCGATCACCAATCTGAACCTGCGCGTGTACATGGACGATGTATTCCTCCGGTCGTCCGATCAGAACGAGCGTGTGATCGTGGGGTTCCTGTTCTCGTACAACTTCCTTCCGAAGAGCTGGATCTATCTGGCCTTGAATGAGATCCAGGAACGACAGGATGTGCTGGATGGTGTTGGCCAGGCGACGGGCCGGAGGATGGAAGTGGCCGGACGGGCGGGGGTGGCGAAGGTCAAGTACCTCTACTATCTGTAACATTCTGGAAGGCGACCAGACTGGTCGCCCTATTGCGGAACCCCGGCGATGTTGCTGTGTATCGCACCAGTCTGGCCACCCCGTCGCGTAAGCCCCACGGAGATACCCTTTCCCTTAGGGTCGACCCATCTGGCGGCCCTGCGGGATATTCGACGCTGTCGGTGCGCCGGTCACAGCCGTTTGATCACCACGAGCGTCTTATCGTCCTGGTTCTTCCCCCGCGCGCCGTATGTCTGCACACGATCCATGATCATGTGTGCGATCTCCTGGGCCGGGCGCATGTGCAGTGCGGCGACGTCCTGCGACAGGCGCTTCTCGGTGTACTGATTCTCCCGCGCATCCATCGCTTCGATCAACCCGTCGGTGTAGAGCACCATCACATCCCCCTGTCCCAGCACCGCACTCTCACGGCGGAACTTCTGGTCCGGGAACGGACCGATGATGGTCCCCGTGGCATCCAGCATCTCCACCGTATGCGTCGACTCGTGGTAGATGATCGGACGGGGATGTCCGCAATTGATGTAGAGGCAGATCCCTTTGGTATCGTCCGTGAGCTCGGCAACGAACAATGACAGGAACCGCTCGGCAGGGAACATCCGGTGGACGAGCTGGTTGACGCGCTGGATGAGGGAAGTGAGCTTCGTCTGGAACCCGATGCCCATGCGGAGCGCGCCGGACACATACAGGGCCTGTACGGCGGCGACCATCCCCTTGCTCGCGGCGTCGCCCACGGCCACAGCGAGACGGTCGCCTTCCTC
Proteins encoded in this window:
- a CDS encoding SDR family oxidoreductase; this encodes MKDRVVLVTGASRGIGRCAAQMFAADGARVAVHYNANKKSAEETLASLPGKGHAIFQADLGVPAEAKRLTDEVVAKMQRIDVLVNNAGLWVDHHPAKTAFDEWAAAWQTTIGTNLLGAANVAHGAAQAMIRQGGGRIINITSRGAFRGEPDGPAYGASKAGMNAMSQSLAKALAPHKIYVFAIAPGWVDTDMARPMLEGPGREEIFGQSPMHRVATPEEIGRTIMFLASDGTDALTGCIIDANCASYLRT
- the amrS gene encoding AmmeMemoRadiSam system radical SAM enzyme; its protein translation is MEHAASDIPLRASLAHLTRPGELYQRGDNGWVTCTACGHRCRIAPDHDGICKVRFNADGVLMVPHGYVAGLQIDPIEKKPFFHVLPGAGALSFGMLGCDYHCAYCQNWFTSQTLRDPEAGAPRRDITADEIVGIALENRIPVITSTYNEPLITSEWAVEVFRLAKRHGIRCSYVSNGNATPEVLEYLAPYVSCYKVDLKSFRQKNYQQLGGKLEAVLDTIRRLVQMKIWVEVVTLVVPGFNDTDEELGEIAGFLASVSKDIPWHVTAFHEDYKMTDRPSTAAASLVRAAEIGRHAGLHFVYAGNLPGRTARLEDTCCPGCNATIIERTGYRIRANRMQNGTCPDCHQQIPGVWQ
- a CDS encoding carbohydrate binding family 9 domain-containing protein → MPFRSTQYLLVAAIAGVVLAACSSGLAQQPKTLILHAALVAPRIDGEIDPVWAEADSVADFEQMGPFYGKPPTERTVAKVLATDEALYALIICYSTHAAIQDHAGIHDQWTGDGVSVMLDTFNDRTSAYKFGVSASGTQADSRLIDDGRNRDGSWDGVWFARTVIHPWGYVVEMEIPFKSIRYDGELKEWGLDFDRWIPETKEDISWIQYEQAEGQRISKFGHLVLNGAKPTASGLNLEIYPVAVARSEYDPSTKKYKVEPDAGIDIFYNPSEKLTFQLTGNPDFAQIEADPFEFNISRYETYYSERRPFFTAGNEVFMAAGREQNSGFYRPLELFYSRRIGQSLSDGSLVPLNVGAKTFGRLGAWEYGAFLARTGSVDYDDDGTLTNEPTATFASARVKKQIFDNSSIGVLFVGKQTPGRLEGVVDVDGAFRSPTYQLAYQFARSLNNGKGDFAGSAGFRSFTKDWGLLIRTRAIGNAFDVDAVGYVPWKGTANFTMITGPMYYFDEGPVVSMFQYGGFSATYEDADLATDWVGALGLNMQFRSNWGFETTVIGGRSKDEGIRYAYFEFDHSMWFNISPRWSGNVWGGYSHGYNFSREYVGSYIWLGSYVEWKLFSTLELGTSYNMYIEKMPGGGIEDITYNARPYISLTPITNLNLRVYMDDVFLRSSDQNERVIVGFLFSYNFLPKSWIYLALNEIQERQDVLDGVGQATGRRMEVAGRAGVAKVKYLYYL
- a CDS encoding sodium:alanine symporter family protein codes for the protein MAAFEQFLQSVSDIIWGYPLLILLFGTHVYLTFRLRFIQRFIGKAIRISLQRSSEGEGDVSQFGALTTALAATIGTGNIVGVATAVAAGGPGAVLWMWLTGVFGIATKYSEALLAVKYRITTANGTMAGGPMYVLERGMKMKWLGVVFAALTAVAAFGIGNMVQANSISTMVDHTFGVSPWITGMAMTALTAVVIIGGIKSIATVCEALVPFMAIFYVLGCLILLGMHYETIPATVSLIFNSAFSGQAAIGGFMGAGMKEAIRYGIARGLFSNESGLGSAPIVAAAAQTKNPVRQALVSSTGTFWDTVVVCAMTGLVVVNSGEWLNGLRGAELTNAAFTDIPIIGSIVLTIGLLTFVFSTILGWSYYGEKAAEYLWGPRVVAPYRWLWVVAVMLGSVLSLPIVWTFADIANGLMAIPNLITLLVLTGVIIAETRTYLWNDNIDADMKNTDTTH